CGCGAACGCCCAGCGCCAGCCGACGACTTCCGCGACGAGCGGCGTCGCCTGGATCGTGACGACGGTGAGCAGGAAGCCGAGGGCGGTCTGGAGCGTCAGCGCCGTCCCGACGTAGCGCTCGTCCGCGAGTTCGGTCACGGACGCGGAGAACTGCGCGGAGTCGGCGACGATCACGAACCCCCAGACGAGCACGAACGGCGCGAGGAGCCGAAGGGATCCGCCAAAGACCACGCCCGCGAGGACGCAGGCGCTCCCGCTCGCGACCATGCTTGCACTGGTGAGCGTCGTCCGACCCCAGCGGTCGGCCGCGACGCCGAAGGCGGCGGCCCCGAGGCTCCCCGCGGCGATGGCCCCGAACGCGAGCGCCGAGGCGAGCGCGGGAGCCTCCCCCGCGCGGGCGGCGAAACTGGCCGCCAGGTACGTCGGGATCCACGTCCAGACGGCGTAGAGTTCCCACATGTGCCCGAAGTAGCCGAGGTTCGCGAGGACGGTCGGGCGGTCCCGGAGGATACGTCCCACCGCGCTCGGGTCGAAGGGCGCGGCGGGCGCTCCGTAGGGACCCTCCTCGACCAGCAGGACGAGCGCCGCGCCGACCACGGCGAGTCCCGCCGCGGCGTAGAGCACGAGCCGCGGCCGGCCGACGCCCCCCACCGCACGGACGAGGTGCGGGAGCGCCGATCCGACGGTGAGCGCGCCGATGAGCGTCCCGATGGCGAGCCCCCGGTCCGCACGGAACCACCCCGAGACGAGCTTCATTCCCGGCGGGTACACCCCGGCGAGCGCGACGCCGGTGAGAAAGCGGAGCGCGACGGCGGGGAACGCGCCGTCGACGCTCCCCAGCAGGGCGGTCGCGCCCGCGCCGACGAGCGCCGAGGCGGCGAACAGGTACCGCGTCGGGACCACGTCCGCGAGCGTGAGCGCGGCGGAGCCGAGCGCCCCGACGACGAACCCGACCTGCACGGCCATCGTGAGCCACGCGGCCTCGGCGGGAGAGAGATCCCACAGGGCGGCGAGTTCGGGCGCGACGGCAGTGGCGCTGAACCACAGCGACATGGCGAACAGTTCCGCGACCGAGAGCGTCGCCAGCGCGCGCCACTTCCCGTCGTCGCTCGCGTCGTCGCTCATGACGGTCGTATCGTCCGGCGAGGGGGATACGTCGTTCGCCCGCGCGCGGCGGCGCGCCGCTATCCCCGGGTGCCCCCGGGTGCCCCGGTCACTCCCAGATGACCTCGGTCCCCCCCTCGTGGCCGTGTATTTCCTGGACGGCCTGCATGTTATCGTAGACGCTGACGCTCCCCACGTTCGTCACCCACGCGACGACGCACTTGCCGTTGGGCGGCGGGAACTGCACGCCGTAGGCGACGACGCCCGTCCCGGAGACGCCGGAGGCGTCCTCGTGGCGGTAGAGCGCGAACTTGCGAAACCGGTGGTTCTGCGAGAACGGATCAGGCACGGGGACCCCCGCGCCCGGCGTTCGACGTCGATGCGACCGACTGCGAGACGAATGGCGAACTCACGACGGACCTTCCGGTGTACCCTACGCGAGAGGAGGATTGTGGCTTTCGATCGGTCGGGCCTAGTCGGGATTCGCCGGCGGCAGCGCGCGCAACCCTCGCGGCGGGACGAGGAAGTTCCCGCGGTGGTCCACGAAGATGTACTCGAGGATGCCGTTGTTGACGCGCTGGCGGATCGCGGGCGTCACCTTCGTGAGGTCCGCGCCGTTCATCGCCTCGCGGACCGCCTCGAAGTCGGAGATGCCCCGCTGGAGCGACGGGAAGTGCAGGCTGGCCGCGTCGTCGTCGGTGGACTCGAAGTGCCGCCGGAGGAGTTTGACGTTCCCGTCGGCGTCGCGGTTGGCGCGGGCGGCCTTCTGCGCGTGGCCCACCCGACCGAACTCGAGGGCGTCCTCCTCGATCCGGTCGACGATTTCCTCGGTGACACCCGAGAAGTCGCCCAGATTCTCGCCGATGCTCCCCTCGGGGATCATCCCCCGCTCGGCGTGCGTCGGGCTGAACATCTCCATGACGCGCTCGCGGTGGTCCTGCTCGACGTACCAGTCCTGGAGGCGCTGGCGGAGGTTCGAGACGTGCTTGGTCGTCCCGTCGGCGAACGGCCCCGACCGGATGGCGACGTAGTCCTCGGTCGCCTGGTTCTGCCTGAATCCCGCCACGAACCCCATGAACAGCGGCGCGTCCTTCGGGATCGGATTCCCCTCCGGGATTCCCGACAACTGCGTCTCGCTCGCCTTCCGGTGGGGCATCCCCTTCCCGACGAACCCCGTGCGACGGTCGTCGAGCGAGAGGACGTCCGTCAGGGCCGTCTCGACGGCGACGCCGTTTGCCGTCTCGACTTCCCCCTTCAGCGCCTCCTCGGCTTCGAGAAGCACGTCGGGGCGGTCGCTGGCGAGGTGGAGCAGGGCGTCCTGGGTGTCGAAGTCGGGGTTCTCGAACGCGGAGAGCGCCCGCGGTTGCGGGAGGTCGACGGTGTCGGGCAACGGGTCGTCGAACCGCTCGAAGTACGACGGGGAGTAGGCGACCGAGTGGATCAGCCCCTCGTTGCTCCGCTCGTAGGCCCGATCCAGGGTCGAGAGCGCCGCCTCCACCGCGTCGCGGTCGTCCGCTCCCGGCGGCCCGTTCCCGTCGAGCGTCAGGTACCAGAGCGTCTGGTGGCGCGGGAGGACGACGTTGCCGTGCTCGTCCGTCGGGAGGCGGTCGTTCCAGGCGTACTGCCGCTCGGAGAGCGTCGCGGGGTCGTCGACCCCCTTCGGAACCGGCTCCGCGCCGTCGATGCGGTCGAGGCAGGCGCTCAGCGCGCTCGTCCCGCCGAGCGCGACGGCGGCCTTCAGGAACTCACGGCGGCCGAGCGACGGGTCGATGGCGGGGCTCACCGGAGCGTCACCTCGGCGTCCGGCAGGTCGAAGAACGCCGTCTCGTAGCCCTCGTGGCGGGCGACCTGCGGCGGGACGGTCGCGGAGAGCGCGAGCGAATCGCCTGGTTGCACGTCCGAAACTACGGTTCCGTAGTGGTAATTGAGTGTCGGATCGAGCGTCGGAGTGAGGTCGGCCTCGGAGACCGTCTCGCCGTCGCGCGCGAGCGTCGCGCGCACCCCCATCGCCGGGAGCGGAAAGCGGTTGTAGCGCGTGCGCGCCGACACCGCCAGGTACCGCCCGCCGCCGCCGAGTCCCGCCGGTGGCGCGTCGAGCGCGGTGACGGCGTAGACGACGTCGCCGGCCGCCGCCCGGCCGCCGACCGATCCCGGCAGTTCGGTGCGCTTCGGGACCGTCGAGGGCGGCACCCCCGACATCGTCATCGGCTGCATCGCCCGGCGCGCGCCCGCCTGCTCCCCGTACGTCACGAACTGGAGTTCGTCCCGGGCGGCCCGTTCGTACGCGAAGTCGATCGAGGCGGTCGCCACCTCGTCGAGTCGGTTCCGGAACGCCCCCGTCCGCCGGGTGTCGAGCGCGCCGACCCGGACGGTGGCGGCGTACTCCCCGTCCCCCGCGAGGGCGACGTTGTCGCCGTAGTGGATCCCCATCGACTGGGAGAGCATCGGGTAGAGCACCTCGGGACCGGCGACCGTCTCGCCGTCGCGCGCGATCTCGAAGGAGACGTTCGCGTCGGGGACGACGACCCCCGTCTCGCGATCCCACACCGTCGCCATCAGGTGCACGTCGCCGCTCGCCGGCGTCCGCTCGACCTCGGTCCCGGTGACGGTCCAGAAGCGGTGCGGGTAGCTGTAGCCGAGCATCACCCCCAGGTCGTCGGTCGTTCCCATTCCGAACATCCCCATCCCCTCGCGGTGGGTGGGGAGGTAGATCGCGTCCGGGCGATCGTCGAGGACGGGCGGGACGCGCGAGGTCTCGAAGAGACCGGAGCCGACGCAGCCGGCGAGGGCGGCCGCGCCGGCGAGTCCACCCGTCGCTCGGAGGAACGTTCGGCGGTCCATGCCGTCGCTACCCGGGTGACGGGGAAGGGCCTTCTGGTGCGATACTCGAAAACCAGCGCCCCTCACCGCCTGCGCCGGACGAACAGGAGCGTACCGACTCCCGCGAGCGCGACGAGCGTGGCGAGTGCGACGAGGGCGACGGCGTCGGTCCCCGATCCGAACCCGCCCCGCTCGTCGCCCTCCCCGTCGGACGATCCGGGAGTCGGCGTGTTCAGCTCCGGCGGTCCCAGCGACGACGCCTCGGCGTAGTCGCCCGTCGCGACGGTGAACGTGGTCCCGACGGGATCGCCGCCGACCGTGACGGGTCGGTCGCCCGCGTCGAACGCGCCGTCGCCGTCGTCGCCGTAGACCTGTGCGACGAGGCGGACGGTTCCGTCGTCGCTCGGGAGGTCCCCGGGCGGAACCGAAAGCGAGAGCGAGACGTTCTCGTGGACGCCCACCGGGAGCGCGGCGCTGGCGACGACGCGCCCGCCGTCGGCCCCGTCGCCGGACGTACCGTTCGAGCCGTCGCCGCCGGATCCGTCAGATCCGTTCGCCACGCGGAGGACGAGGTGTCCGTCGCGCGGGAGTTCGGCGCGCGTCACGGTGACCTCGCCGTCGTCCGCGCGCTGGAAGCTGAACCCCTCCGCGACGACGCTCGCGCCGCGCTCGCCCGACCGGGCGACGAAGCGCTCGCCAGCCAGACCGCCGAAGGAGGTGAGCGCGGGGTCGTTCCGGGGGGAGAACTCGCCGTCGCCGTCGTCGGCGTGGAGGACCGCCCACAGCGTCCGCTCGCCGCCGTCGAGCGCCCCGTCGTCGAGCGGTACCTCGATCGCGGTGTGCATCCCGGTGCCGTCGAGACGCGTCGCGCCGATCGGTTCGCCCGGTTCGCCGCCGTCGTCGGCGTGGACGACGACGAACGCGTCGACGCTGTTGAAGGCGTTCTCGACGACGACCGTTCCGTCGTCAACGACCTGTCCGTCGACCGCGAGGTGGTTCGAGTGCGCGCCCGCGGGGGCTGCCACCAGCGCACAGACGAGCGCGAGGGTGAGCACGACGCGAGTGGCGCGGGCGACGCGCGTCGAGGGAGAGCGTGAGGCGGGCATGGACGGTCCTTATCGGGATCGGGATTCGACCGCGACGGTCACCGGAGCGAGATCGAAGAAGGCGCGCTCGTACCCCTCGTGCCGGGCGGTCTGTGGAGGCGTCGTCACCTCGACGCGGAGGCGGTCGGCGGCGCGAGCCTCGGGGACGACCGCGCCGTAGTGGTAGCCGAGGGCCGGGTCGAACGTCCGGACGAGGTCGCCCTCGAACGCCGTCGTTCCGTCTCGCGTGAGCGTCCCGCGTACCCCCATCGCGGGGAGGAGAAAGCGGTTGTACCGGCTGCGCGGGGAGAGGACGAGATACCGCCCCTCGCCGGCCAGTCCCGCGGGCGGGGCGTCGAGCGCCGTCGCCGCGAACACCGCGTCGCCGCTTCGCTCCGTCCCGAGGAGCGCCCCGGGGAGCGCTCGGGGCACGGGGGCGATCGACTGCGGGAGGCCGGTGTCCATCGGCGCGAGCGCGCCCGGCTCCCCGCCCTGCTCGATCGGCCGGGTGGCGACGCGCTCGCGGGTCTGGTCGGTGAATTCCAGGGGGAGTTGCGCGCTCGCGCTGGCCGCGAAGCGGTCACGAAACGCGCCCGTCCGGCGGATCGAGAGACCTCCGATACGGATCCGGGCGTCGTACGTCCCGTCGCCGGGGAGGACGACGTTCGCGCCGTAGTGAAAGCCCATCGGCTGGGAGAGCATCGGGTAGAGCACCTCCTCGGTGACGACCTCCCCGTCGCGGGCGACGCGCACCGAGACGCCCCCCTCCGGGAGGACCTGCCCGCTCCGCGGGTCCCAGACGACCGCCATGAGGTGGATCGAGTCCTCGTCGGTCTTCGGGACCTTCTCCACCTCGCTCCCGGTGACGGTCCAGAAGTCGTGGGGGACGGTGAACGCGAGCGCGACGCGGTAGTCGCCCGCGGTCGCCTCGCCCTGCATCGCCATCGACTCCTGGAAGGTCTGTACGTAGACGCCGTCGGGGAGGTCCGACTCGGCACCCGAGCCGCCCGGAAGCGCGTCGAGACAGCCCGCGAGCGGGAGCGAGGTCGCGGCCGCAGCCCCCGCGAGCGAGAGCACGCGCCGTCGTCGCATGCCGGAACGTGGCGCGTCGGCGGGATGAACCTACTGGTGCGACGGTCGAATCGAGGGGTCAGCGATCAGTCGTCCTCGGACGCGCCGGCGAGCGCCACGGGCGGCCCGCCCGGTAGTCGGTCGCGGTCGTGTGGCGCGGCGAAGTCGTGATTCGGCCCGACGGCGACGATCCGCTTCGGGTTGACGTCGGGGTGGGTCGTGTAGTAGTGCTCCCGGATGTGATCCATGTTCACCGTCCGGGCGACGCCCGGAAGCTGGTAGAGATCCTTCAGGTAGTTCCAGAGGTTCGGATACTCGGAGACCTTCCGGCGGTTGCACTTGAAGTGCGTGTGGTAGACTTTTGAGATAACTTCGAGAGAAGTATAATTTATTATCATAGCATGACAATCATCTACCGTGATGACCGACCCGAGACAGAAATACGCCGAACGAAAACGAACGCTACGACGAGCAGTTGACGCGGGGAAGGTGACCGAAGCTGACTATGACCGGATCCTCGAACTGTGTGCCGCGTTCGACCCGGACGACATGACCGTGCCGCTTCCCACGGACGGAGAACACGCCAACGATACGAAGCCGAAGCAGCCGAATACGCTCTCGTATTGGTCACAGCACCTGAAACGGGTCGCCGAGCGTCTCGGGGTCGACGGCTACGAGACGACGCTTACCGACGCGACTGCGGATGATATCAACCGTCTCATGACCGACCTTCGGACGGGCGCCCATCCGAGTGTGAAAGACGACGGCCTCGCGAACAACACCATTCGGAACGAACAGGGGTGCGTTCGACGGTTCTATCGGTACCATACGGACCTAGGCGTCGATCCGAACGAAATCGCACTCATCAACGGTGACGAGACGCACGTCGATGACCGGGATATGCTCACCCGCGAAGAGATCGATCGGATCCGTGACGTCGCGACCCATCCCCGAGACTTGGCGATATTCGACCTTCTACTCTACACCGGCCAACGGAACACGGCCATTCGGTCCCTTCGGATCAAAGACATCGATCTCGACGCGGGGGTGTACTACCTGA
The Halomarina pelagica DNA segment above includes these coding regions:
- a CDS encoding iron transporter, with the translated sequence MRRRRVLSLAGAAAATSLPLAGCLDALPGGSGAESDLPDGVYVQTFQESMAMQGEATAGDYRVALAFTVPHDFWTVTGSEVEKVPKTDEDSIHLMAVVWDPRSGQVLPEGGVSVRVARDGEVVTEEVLYPMLSQPMGFHYGANVVLPGDGTYDARIRIGGLSIRRTGAFRDRFAASASAQLPLEFTDQTRERVATRPIEQGGEPGALAPMDTGLPQSIAPVPRALPGALLGTERSGDAVFAATALDAPPAGLAGEGRYLVLSPRSRYNRFLLPAMGVRGTLTRDGTTAFEGDLVRTFDPALGYHYGAVVPEARAADRLRVEVTTPPQTARHEGYERAFFDLAPVTVAVESRSR
- a CDS encoding DUF7282 domain-containing protein; its protein translation is MPASRSPSTRVARATRVVLTLALVCALVAAPAGAHSNHLAVDGQVVDDGTVVVENAFNSVDAFVVVHADDGGEPGEPIGATRLDGTGMHTAIEVPLDDGALDGGERTLWAVLHADDGDGEFSPRNDPALTSFGGLAGERFVARSGERGASVVAEGFSFQRADDGEVTVTRAELPRDGHLVLRVANGSDGSGGDGSNGTSGDGADGGRVVASAALPVGVHENVSLSLSVPPGDLPSDDGTVRLVAQVYGDDGDGAFDAGDRPVTVGGDPVGTTFTVATGDYAEASSLGPPELNTPTPGSSDGEGDERGGFGSGTDAVALVALATLVALAGVGTLLFVRRRR
- a CDS encoding DUF7405 family protein, producing MSPAIDPSLGRREFLKAAVALGGTSALSACLDRIDGAEPVPKGVDDPATLSERQYAWNDRLPTDEHGNVVLPRHQTLWYLTLDGNGPPGADDRDAVEAALSTLDRAYERSNEGLIHSVAYSPSYFERFDDPLPDTVDLPQPRALSAFENPDFDTQDALLHLASDRPDVLLEAEEALKGEVETANGVAVETALTDVLSLDDRRTGFVGKGMPHRKASETQLSGIPEGNPIPKDAPLFMGFVAGFRQNQATEDYVAIRSGPFADGTTKHVSNLRQRLQDWYVEQDHRERVMEMFSPTHAERGMIPEGSIGENLGDFSGVTEEIVDRIEEDALEFGRVGHAQKAARANRDADGNVKLLRRHFESTDDDAASLHFPSLQRGISDFEAVREAMNGADLTKVTPAIRQRVNNGILEYIFVDHRGNFLVPPRGLRALPPANPD
- a CDS encoding iron transporter; the encoded protein is MDRRTFLRATGGLAGAAALAGCVGSGLFETSRVPPVLDDRPDAIYLPTHREGMGMFGMGTTDDLGVMLGYSYPHRFWTVTGTEVERTPASGDVHLMATVWDRETGVVVPDANVSFEIARDGETVAGPEVLYPMLSQSMGIHYGDNVALAGDGEYAATVRVGALDTRRTGAFRNRLDEVATASIDFAYERAARDELQFVTYGEQAGARRAMQPMTMSGVPPSTVPKRTELPGSVGGRAAAGDVVYAVTALDAPPAGLGGGGRYLAVSARTRYNRFPLPAMGVRATLARDGETVSEADLTPTLDPTLNYHYGTVVSDVQPGDSLALSATVPPQVARHEGYETAFFDLPDAEVTLR
- a CDS encoding MFS transporter; this encodes MSDDASDDGKWRALATLSVAELFAMSLWFSATAVAPELAALWDLSPAEAAWLTMAVQVGFVVGALGSAALTLADVVPTRYLFAASALVGAGATALLGSVDGAFPAVALRFLTGVALAGVYPPGMKLVSGWFRADRGLAIGTLIGALTVGSALPHLVRAVGGVGRPRLVLYAAAGLAVVGAALVLLVEEGPYGAPAAPFDPSAVGRILRDRPTVLANLGYFGHMWELYAVWTWIPTYLAASFAARAGEAPALASALAFGAIAAGSLGAAAFGVAADRWGRTTLTSASMVASGSACVLAGVVFGGSLRLLAPFVLVWGFVIVADSAQFSASVTELADERYVGTALTLQTALGFLLTVVTIQATPLVAEVVGWRWAFAPLVVGPAVGTLAMLRLRALPAARRLAGGAR